The Anser cygnoides isolate HZ-2024a breed goose chromosome 4, Taihu_goose_T2T_genome, whole genome shotgun sequence region TTTCAGATTGAAAACATTGAGCTTCCCATGGACACCAAGACGAACGAAAGGAGGGGTTTCTGCTTTATTACATACACGGATGAAGAGCCAGTCAAGAAGCTACTAGAAAGCAGATACCATCAAATTGGTTCAGGCAAGGTAGGGATGTTCTCTTTGCAAGCTTGTGAAATAGGCACTCTGTTGGCTTCCGTGAAAGCAGCTGACAGAAGGGTCTTGATATCCTTTCTGAGCATGAGGCTTTCTGTCTTAACAGTGTGAGATCAAAGTAGCACAGCCCAAAGAGGTGTAcaggcaacagcagcagcaacagaaaggaggaaaaagcaatGCTTCTGGTGGACGAGGTGGTGGAAGGGGGCGTGGACGGGGTGAGTATTTTGGATATTGGAATTCATGTACATGTATCGAAGATTAAGGTGTTTGCAGCTATGTACAGTTTTTGGGTTGCATGCAGAacttgtgtttaaaaagaaacctcTTACTAAATGTGGTAGATTCAATTTTGGTGGTTGTAATAGCTTTTGGAAGCTAAAGAGTCTTGGCTTGCATTGAAGCAGTCGAAGGGCAAGTGAGATGTAGGATATTTTTTAGTAGACCTACTTTCCACAGCCTAGTTCAATGCAAAGTGCAGTTGTCCTTTTGTGTGAAGAGATGCACTGTTGGTCTCCTCCTGGGTGAAAAATCATGCTGGTTAAAGGGGCAGTCACTTTCGAAAGAGGAGACAAGCCAGCAATTGTTACAGGTTGTTGCATGTCAGGTTTCAAAAGTCAAGCAGCCCTAAGTAATGCAGTAAAGTCTCTCGTGTGTTATAACTTTGTTCATTTAATTGATGATCTAAAAAGAGAAGGCTTATGGTAGGCGCTGCTGTTGTACATGGCTtggcttcattttgttttctctgttttctgctgaattGTTTATGAGCAGGACTTGTGTGCTCTTTCTCCTAATGTTTTCATGGGTGATTGTGTCTTAAAACACATCTCTGGTAGCCAACTGAAAGCAATCAATTTTTTTAGGAAATTTTTTGTGTTGGTAGGCAAGAGGGTTCTTGGAAGTAATAGTTGTGGCACTGAAAAATTGCAAGTAAAAGTGCCCtatgagaggagtgagaagttAGCCAACTTAACAACTTGTACGTTTTTTTTCAGGTCAGGGACAAAACTGGAATCAAGGATTTAATAACTATTATGATCAAGGATATGGAAACTACAATAGCGCTTACAGTGATCAAAGCTACAGTGGCTATGGAGGATATGACTACTCTGGGTACAACTATCCTAATTACGGATATGGGCCGGGATACACAGATTACAGTGGTAAATACTTTAAATCTCCTTCAAGATAACAATTGCATGGATCTTGAAATGGGGGCCTCTCATATGCTGTTCTGCAACAGCTCTTGCTCTGAAGGCAGCATGGCTTGAAAAAGAGCAGACCTTTCTGGGGTGGTGGCCTGTACGGGAGGACTAGAGACGACTGAGTAGGATGTTAATTTTCACGGCATTTCCCCCCTTGTTTTCATGTACAGGTCAACAAAGCACGTATGGAAAAGCATCCCGTGGTGGCGGCAATCACCAAAACAACTACCAGCCATACTAAAGCAGTACCTAGTCCTTGAGGAAACAGGTGTGTACATGAGTGCGAGGTCCACTCTAAGTATGCCTAATCTAATTTAAAGATCAATAGACAAATGAAGAGTAAAATCTTGCGTAGCgtgactttttctttaattaaacttttttgttaacttaaaatacttttttttaaaaccagctTTGCCTACCGTGTCTATAGATCTTTAACTTTGTAAAAATGTGACTTTATCTTCTTTAGTACTTCAGAAAAACAtaagagtttttctgttttgtgttgtgtACCAGGTGGTCTAGAGGAATAATTAAACTTATTAGAAGTATTAACAGGTAAAGTACTGAAATGGGTACAActtaaggaaaacaagaatgTTGTCTTCTAACTCTGACATTATACCTTGTTTGTACCCGCCAGCGGGAACTTCATTGCAGGCCGTGTGTCACCCTGACCACGTCTATCTCTGGGGTCGCACGTTGCAGGCAGAGCGCAAGGCATACACCAGAAAACGCTGTCCTGTGGTATGGTCTCTTCCAACTTCATGTACCAGCGTAAAGATTAAAGTGGAAAACTTCAGACTTTggcttcttttttaatctttttggaGATTTAAGTGTCTTAACTTAAATGGTTTTTTACAGGAGTTAAAGTACATAAATGCCTTTACAGCTTAATCATTTGGTCTTCTGTTTAGTGTTGTATTTCAATTGTGGAACCTCATTTTAAGTGTGCATTGTTTAAGATTTaatgcttgcttttttctttttatagctaATAGTGAAATCTGCAAACCAAAACGAACTTTTAAATCTGGaaagacattaaagatcatATGCACGTGGACTGTTGGAAGTAAAATGAGATCTGATttgcctttgcacagctgttgcTGAGGCGGATAAGCACATGATTGGGAAACCCCTTCTTGGCGGTGTTTCCATTGGAAAACCTGGTTCAGAACCTGATTAACCATAAAATTGGGATATGCGTAGTTCTGGAACAGCTTCCTGAATGGGCCAAGTGGCTAGATTTGGGAAGACAAATTTTTGACGGGTAACAAAACGTTGTGTTACCTTAGGAAATATGCATATGATCTTTAACAGTGACGAAAGGAATATATAGAAGACTTAAAGCAGTTCATGAAAATGGACCTTTTAACGATTCTTGTAGTACCTTGCGGAGTTCTGACATGCATTTTGTCTTGGTTTTTTAGgtggagatgctgcagcaaaGCCATCTTGCAGAGCATTGTGTGCGAGCGGAGGGTGGTCTTCGTGAGAGGAAATGACTATTTTGTAAAGACTTTTAGTGTACGACACAACTGTGTCCAACTGTATATAGCGGCCGGCTAGTTTTCTTTTATggtttttactttctttttgccATTCATGTTATGACACAACGTGGACATGTGTTTATACAAACTTTTATTTGTATAATTTCATGTTAAAGGATTCTCTTAATAAATGCTTCCCGAAGTGAATGTAGTCCTGACATTGGCTGTGGAGTGAGGTGCATGTAGTTATGTATAAcctgattttcttccttgtgtaAAAGGGCAAGAGCAGTGCTGGACAGCAGATGTGGCTTAAGACAAAGGTGGGTGTGCAGCCCCTATTTTGAGTATGCCTTAAATGTAAGGACTGTAGACTTAATTAGCGTTAGAGGAGGGGACTAGGTCCCTAGCAGTACCCATCTCACATCTTTTAAAGGAGGAGTCTGCTTCTGGGCTATTGTGGCAGTGGAGGAGGCTGTACAGGAGGAGAGGCTTTATCTTAAATAGGTGGCAAGAGTTGAAGCTCCAGTTGTTCCAGATCAGAACCAACTCTGCACTTCTATTTGTGACTGACAGAAGGGGACTGACAGATGAAGGCACTGCTTCCCTGTCTGCACAGGGACCTCTTGCGTCTAGAAAccagcctccagccctgcctctgccttccACCCATAGCGTAAACGCTTTTCTAAGCTTCCTTCGCTCTTAATTCCCCTCACAGTTTCCGAGGGAGCAGCGCGGGGCCTCCTCCCGCTCCTCGGGAGCTGCCTGAGGcgggccgggccctgccgcCGCCATGGCGTCACGTggggcggcgcggcgccccTTCCGCCCGCCATTTTAGGCTGGCTCGGCGTCGGCGCCATTAAGAcgagcgggcggcgggcggaggGCTCG contains the following coding sequences:
- the HNRNPDL gene encoding heterogeneous nuclear ribonucleoprotein D-like, with protein sequence MEDATEMSGGPEEFAEGSKINASKNQQDDGKMFIGGLSWDTSKKDLTEYLSRFGEVVDCTIKTDPVTGRSRGFGFVLFKDAASVEKVLELKEHKLDGKLIDPKRAKALKGKEPPKKVFVGGLSPDTSEEQIKEYFGAFGEIENIELPMDTKTNERRGFCFITYTDEEPVKKLLESRYHQIGSGKCEIKVAQPKEVYRQQQQQQKGGKSNASGGRGGGRGRGRGQGQNWNQGFNNYYDQGYGNYNSAYSDQSYSGYGGYDYSGYNYPNYGYGPGYTDYSGQQSTYGKASRGGGNHQNNYQPY